The sequence GACGTTGATCCAGTTTGAAGTTACGCTGCAAGCTCATATGCTATACAAAGATCAACTACTTTTATACTGTATGCTGGAGAAGAGAGATTATTAATCTGACAAAGAGAATACTGTTGGCAGTTAAGATGATGCTTACCAATGGCCGACATGTCACACAATTGCCTTTTATTGTGAATGAGCTGAACTTGCAGAAACTTTTCTAGTTGAacactttttcttttaacttcgTAGCTGAAGTTCAGCAAAAAGCAGAATGATTTTTGGTTTCGTTTGTCTTGTTAAACGTGAGGCAATTCTGAATGTAGAAGTGTATTTCTCTGGTAATTTGATGGTTGATAGATAATCACCTTGTAAATGGATGTTTCCCtttgttaaaacaaataaaaagcccTCACTAAAATACTAGTAACATTGCCTTTTTCCTGCTTATGGTATTTAATAGAGAAAAGCTAAGGTTAATaggatattattatttcaaaatacgGATGCTGACAATACTATGTTACGGAGTGCTcaacacctttttattttattttctatcaatCTCACGCTTTTTGTGCTTGTTATCAAACAGGAAAGATTGTAgctgtaaatagatatatgtggatTTTTTTCAGTTCAAATCATTGTGAAGAGCTTTGCATTTTTCTGTTCCCAAGTTCCAAAACTGAATTTCTAGTTGCTAAGCTCTTTTGTCATACAAGAGGATAACTATTGTAAAGCTACTTTAATGTTTTCTTAGaacaaagtaaattttaaaaatctttaaaaattttattgaccTGTATcttaattttaacataatattttcattaatttcctcCTGCTGTAACaggaaaatatgtattaaaaataattatatctaaagGAGTAAAATTTCTCAGACCCAGTTTTATTGTCAAATAGATCTTGTGGCAAAATACCATAGGCAAGGTTCAAAGTACAGGGCTGAGATTGTCTTTGTGTGAAAAAAGGATTACAGAACTGAAGGTccatgtttataatataaactatctatagcactgaaaaaaaaaaaaaaaaaaaaaaaaaaactatttcatgCCATGACTAATCAAGGAATAAGGCAAGGGAGTGAGAGCACATCATGGAAATCATGAAATCTATTGACAAAAAAGGAAAGTACCAATACTGgtaactcacacacaccccaaattccTTGCTCGTTGTTGCCTGTTGCTGTTAGGGGGCTTAGGAggtggagactgaggcccaatgatcacccctgccttggatctctcgcctcaactaattttgcagggtcttttcttctccctctttcttttccttctcttcttcatccccttcttctatctacttatccaaATCAATAGCTCTTATTTACCCTTTTTACAATACTATACCTTAGTGCTGTGGAACCTTTGATGCCTGGTACATATGTTTGTTTTGACCACTGACCATTCTCGAAATCTGCAAACATTGCCTTGCTGAACCAAAAAACTTTGCCTGGGGGGCTTTCCCCCAAGCCTCACCCTATTGCTATATTTTGCATATGCTGCTAATGATGTtagatgttgatgcagcagaaaattttcaataaagcaATCAAGTCGCACATACCCTATATGGAAAGtcaaaagctaaaagaaaataatattacctTCACAAGAAAAAAACTTGTAGGTACCTTAGTAATGACATTCACTACACTTATAGATATCTTCAGAATAGTTATTTGGTAAAGAAATGTAAGTAACAAACCTTACTAATACTGAATAGTAATTAGTCCTTACAGTACCACAAATAGGTAAGACTGCAAATGAAAACTTATTCATGCCGCACTTCACCAGAAAAAGAATTTTAAGGATAAGAAAATATTTCCATGGACAagtattttattatgaattttggCCAAAACTGTTGCCATCTAGGGATGACAGACAGGAGCATGGGTAATTATTACACCAGCAAATACCAGCAATTGTATTATACTTCACACATGCAGGCATGCttgatcactcactcactctcacacacacgcacacgcacacacacagacacacacacacacacacacacacacacacacacacacacacacacacacacacacacaacacacatgcatgcatgcgctctcatgcactcgcacacacatacacatgtatagattgtcacgcacacacatacacacatgtacagactctcaccactctctcactccctcacactccctcgATCACTCAATTGCTCGCTCCCTTACTCACTcaatccctcactcactcactcactttcatgttcaaacatacacacaaacacacacacacacacacacacacacacacacacacacacacacacacacacacacacacacacacacacatacacacacacaacacaatacacacacacacacacacacacacacacacacacacacacacacacacacacacacacacacacacacacacacatactctcactctctctctttccagtgtttacaatatttttttctttatgttacaGAATTTACATATCTCAAATTTTGCCTTCTCTGAATAGGACACTTTCGCTGATGCAGAACCAGCTGACGTTTTTGTGGATAGCCTGACTCACACCACTTGCACTGATAGGGTCTTACCCCTGTGTGAATTCTTTCATGGACTTGCAAGTGATCTTTCCTTCTAAAGGACTTGTCACAAAATCGGCACGTGTGTTCTCGCAGAGGCTGGTGAATTAGCAAATGGGCCTTCAAATTCCGTTTTGCATTGAACTTTTGCCCACAAATGTGGCAGATGTGACCTGGATCTCTATGCCCTGCCATGTGAGCCAGCAACTCCCTGTCACCCCAAAACCCCTTAGAACAAATATCACATTTGTAAAGCATCTCATGTGTATGCTCTTTGTTTctatgataataaaactgatatgctctttcttttcctgtgaACACTTTACCACAAAACTCGCACGTAAATGTATCtgggtattttgtgtgttttgaagATCCACTGACCTTGCTACTTTGTTCAAGAGTATCAATCTGAACTAAGGTATCCTGCTGACTCAGAATACCAAGTAAATTCTTTCTTAACTCCTTATTACTCAAGTTCTGTGATGACTCTGCCTGGCTTTTGAAACTGTCTTTGGTATAAATTATGTTTTCTGAATTGTTTGTAGGCAAATCATATGTTTCACCCAAAGAAAGTGGATCTTCTTCTGCCAAAACCTTGATCCCATTAGCTTCATCACTATCAACATCTGCTCTACATGTGTCATCCTCACATTTTACAATAATGTCTTCAAACTGATCCAGTTccacttcctctccatttcctaaTTTGAATTCTGCCCGATTCTCAATATCACCACCACAAGTAATAGCATCAGGCGTAATCTCATCTGAATGCCAGAAAATGGCACCTTCTGTTTTCACAATTACTCCACAACACATAAATGTGAAAGGCCGAACTACAtcgtttcttaatttttttgagAGTGTCTCTTCAATAGTCACATGAGGTGGCTTACCTGTAAATTTAAAAGCACAAAGATGTGATATAATCtccatatacatggatatatacaggCAAAgagatgcatgtgtgtatatgaaagaaAGTGCATAGcctcatatataaacatacatatactatatactattgtAAATAAAAGTTCACTTCTCTACCCAGCCAGCACAGAAGTTTAAAACATCTGGATTTCAGTTCATAAAGCAGCTATAGGAAGTGCAATGGTTGCTCACTTGATGTTCATCTTactttcctttcctgttttttctctctctgcctctgtcagtctgtctgtgtgtctctatatctatctatctacctaaagagagagagaggagagaggagagaggagagaggagagagggggaagagaaagggaagagaggagagagaggagagaggagagaggagagaggagagaggaagagagagagagagagagagagagagagagagagaatgtagtactctctttctccattatgtctttctgtctatatctctgtctatcagtttGGAAGTGAGGTGATTATTAAATTGCAAATTCCCCATGCTTATTTGGTCTGTAATTGACAGAACAATTGTTGGATAGTTATCAATGGATGACATAATGCTGCCAAGATTTATTCACTTTCCTAACATACTACTTTGGGACCTGAGTCATGATGTTTGTAAGTTTGGTTTTGCAACCTGGCTGTAGTATAACTGAAGcactcaatatatgtattttcagaatcattatgcaatatttcaTTATCTAGTAAGACTAGTAAAGAAACTTGCCACACCAGACACCTTCTTTCCCAACATTTCTTCTCTATACTTCTCTGTGGTTCGTGATGTAGAAATTCATGAATGAGAAATACTACTGAATCAACTTATTTTTATAGTACTCCTAGATGCAGATGTTGCTGACTAGGCAACATGATACCAGCAAAAGTTGTTGACATAAAAATTATTGAATGGGATTATAAAGGCAGTCCAAATGCTGGAACTAAGGAAGGTTTAttatatgcaagaaaaaaaaaagtgaattgtaAGGATAATATTTGTGTAACAgctatttgtaaaaataattctaCAAGACTATAGTACTGGTCCTACAACTGCATATATTATCTCCCAATCCCCTGTCATCATCTGCCTTCTCTACACAAGTTCCACCACCCCCATGCATTCTGCATAATATGACATCTATTGAGTGACCACATCATTTCCTCCAGTTGCTTTATGAACTCAAACTTAAGCGCTTCGAACTCGCACTGTGACTGGATAGCAAGCACCGAACTTTTGTTAACAATAGTACACCAACAATTTCTCAAAACCTGATGGTCAAGTATTTCATTTAATGTGGACAGCTTTGCCAGAACAGACTTAAAACTTGTACAGCTGAAAGACTGAAAATCATGAACATTTATATGTTAAGCTGAATTAGTAACCTTATTCTAATCTGTCATAAGCtctttatgtatatgtgaaaGTAGAAATCTAAATTGTCTGACTTCCAATTAGTGTACTTTAAATGAACTGATGATAATTAGTATTACCTGGCATTTTCAACTTATCACAGCAACAATATTACATTATCCTAATAACATTACATTATCCATTCTTAATATAACCCCAAAAGGTAAAGGATTCCATATCAAATTTAATAGTTTTTACACATAAAAGGTTCCACAAGAAATTAAATCACCAAGTCTTACTTAGTCTTACTTATTTccccctgtttttctcttttcctttacattttagaaaatagttttttttaatcttttaatgcTATtagcatttataaaaaaaaaaaaaaaacttttatggtAATCAtactgtcaataataataataacgagttgaaaaaacaaaaacaaaaaaacactgaaaaaataaaatgccccttttgggtttggaaGGGCCCAAATTTTGCTTATGGGCAAtccataaattatttaaaaacaggaggaaaagaagagagagaggggaaaaggggaaaagggggaggggagagagaaggagagagaaaagagagagaagagaagagagagagaggagaggagagaggagagggacgacaGACCCgacagggggaaaagaagagagagagagagaaaaaagggggagagagagagagagaagagagagaaaagaggaggggagagaaggggagagagggcccgagaagaggagagacagaagaggagcggggagacagagagaagaggagaaagagagaagaggagaaagacagaagagaaaagagagggagagagaaaaagggagaaagaaaaggggaagagagagagagaaggagaggagaaaaaaagaagagaggggagagagaaaagggcagagagagaggaggaaagaagagagagagagggccaggggagaaaagagagagaaaagagagagcccgaggggagaaggggagagccaagagagagagagagccagagagagagagagagaggggagccaaaagagagagagcccgagagagaggggagagaaggagagagaagaaggggagagagaagagagagagagagggggagagagagagagaggagaaagagagaccaggggagagagaaaaagggaaacccgaggagagagagaaagcccgagagaagaggggaaaaaccgagaagagaggggaaagccccagggggaagagagagagccccgaggggagagagagagccagagagaggagagccccgagagagagagagccccggggagagagagagaaaaggggagagaagagaagagagggggaaaaccagaaaagagagagagccagagaggaagagagagagagaagagagagggaggagagaaggaaaaagagagagaggggagagagagagagagacagggaaggggagaaagagccCCAGAGAGAGGGGAGCCaccaaaaaaggggagagagagagccccaaaagagagagagcggggagccCCCCGAAGAGAGCGGGGAGCCACACAGAGAAGGGGGAGCGAGAAAaccacaacagagagagagagaggggccaacaaaatgagagagagagagagggcccgagagagagagaaaagagccacAGAGAAGAGGCCGAGGAAAACCCcacagagagagagcggggagcccacagagagagaggggggaaaaaaccacacagagagaggggcgaaaagccccacagagagagagcgagagccagagagagagagaggaccagaggaaaagagggggagaagcccgagagagagagagagagggggagagagggaagaggggagagaggggagagagagagagagagaggggaataaaaggggagagagagaggaaaaaggggaaaaagagaaaaaggggaaaaggaaaaggggagagaagagaaaaagagaagaaaccgagggggagagaaggaaaggggagagagaaaacgagagagagagagagagagagggggagaggggagatggggaggagagagagaggggagagaggggagaggggaaaaaagaagaagggggaaaagagagggggagagagagagaaaaggggagaaagagaaaaggggagagagagagagaggagaggagagaagaaagagagagaggggggaggggggaaaaggggggaaaagagagagagaggggggggggggaaagagaaaaggggagagaggagaaaagagagagagagggaggggggggaggggggggggagagaaaagagaaggaaggggagagagagaggagagagaggagattagagaaagagagagaggggaggaagagagggagaaaagaagagagaagagaggaaaaagggggagagggggagagaggagagagagagaatagagagagagggaggggggggggggggggggagagagaggagagagagagaggagagagaggggagggggggagagagagagaaggggagggggagggggagggagggaggggggagggaaagaggggaagagagaggagaggggagagagagagatgggggagagagagaggggagagaaaagaaaagagagagagagaggggagagagggagagagaggagagagaaaagagagagagaggagagagaggggagagaaagagagaggagagagagaggaggagagagagagaaagaagggggagaggggagagaagagaggagagagagaggaaaagggggagagggagagagagagaaaagaggagagagagagagagagaggagagagaggaagagaggagaggagagagaaaagagggaaagagagagagagaggagagacgagagaggagagagagagagaagaagagagagagaggagagagagagaggaaagagggagagaggaggagggagagggagagagagaggggggaaagagagagaagaaaagagaaaggaaaagagccggggagagagaagagagaggaaagaggagagagagagagaaagaaaaccgagagagagaggggagagagagaaaaggggaggagaagagagagggaaaagaggagagagagagagaggaaaagggaaaaaggagagaaagagagagaagaggccaagagaggggaggagagaccaaaagaggggggaagagagagaggagagagagagagaggggagagggggaagggggagagagagagagagaaatagaggagggggaagagagagagagagggagaagaggaaaaggggaaaagagagagagagagagaagaaaaggggagaggggagaggagagagaaagagagagggaaggggagagagaagagagaggagagggagagagagatagagagagagagagaggaagagagagagaagaagagggagagagaagagaagaaaggagagaaagagagagagaaagagaggggaaggaggagaaaaagaaggaagagagcgagagggaaaaaaagagagaggggaaagaagaaagagagagatggaggagagagaagggagagaaaagggagaagggagagagaaaagagagagagaggacaaagagagaggagggaaagagaagagagagaaagagaggaaagaggggaggagagaaaagaaaaagagagagaaggggaggggggagaagagaaaaaagggggagagagaaaagaaagaaggggagagggaagcccaaagagagagagagagagagacagaggagagaaaagaggagagaggagaggagagagagagagagaggagaaagagagagagaaaagagagagagaagagccagagaggaaaagagagagagagacaagaggagagagagagagcccgaggagagagagagagagagagagccaaaaggggagagaggagagagggcccgagagggagagagagagcagaaagagagaggggaagagccagagagagaggggagaagaggaagagagagaaaagaggaagagaggagagagagagagagagagagagagggggaaagagaagaaagagaaagagagaaagagagagagaagggaggagagaagagaggaggaggagagagaagagagagaaaagaggggaagagaaaagaggggaaaagagaggaagagagagagaggagaagagaggagaaagagagagaggagaggccagaagagggggaagagaggagagagagagagaaggggagaagggggaggagagagagaagagagagaggccaaaaaaaagagagagagagcccaaaaagaggagagagagagaaaaggggagaggggagaaaagaaaaagagagagagagagggaaaagagagagagagagagagagagaaacgagagggggagagagagagagacgaagagaaaaacggggagagagagagaaaaagaggggagagagaagagagagggagag comes from Penaeus monodon isolate SGIC_2016 chromosome 5, NSTDA_Pmon_1, whole genome shotgun sequence and encodes:
- the LOC119573295 gene encoding zinc finger protein 300-like, with product MYMEIISHLCAFKFTGKPPHVTIEETLSKKLRNDVVRPFTFMCCGVIVKTEGAIFWHSDEITPDAITCGGDIENRAEFKLGNGEEVELDQFEDIIVKCEDDTCRADVDSDEANGIKVLAEEDPLSLGETYDLPTNNSENIIYTKDSFKSQAESSQNLSNKELRKNLLGILSQQDTLVQIDTLEQSSKVSGSSKHTKYPDTFTCEFCGKVFTGKERAYQFYYHRNKEHTHEMLYKCDICSKGFWGDRELLAHMAGHRDPGHICHICGQKFNAKRNLKAHLLIHQPLREHTCRFCDKSFRRKDHLQVHERIHTGVRPYQCKWCESGYPQKRQLVLHQRKCPIQRRQNLRYVNSVT